From the genome of Synergistaceae bacterium, one region includes:
- a CDS encoding Ig domain-containing protein: protein MNWKKKLFCSLVFGLLLIAGAAFAGTVLPEFYTFDSDLTEGEHIDGEALSTLEFPCCPEPEPDPDPDIRVRSITVSPTSLALDVGESATVTATITPENATDKTVNWSFVREGRVTLNPTGLTCTVTGLWDGRTRLVAETRDGGLRATCNVTVGTGGNDPDPEDPDDHSPGGGGGGCSVGGTAVPLALLLAAPLALLLKRKK, encoded by the coding sequence ATGAACTGGAAAAAAAAGTTATTTTGCTCTTTGGTATTCGGACTGCTCCTGATAGCCGGAGCAGCGTTTGCCGGCACGGTCCTTCCGGAGTTTTACACCTTCGACAGTGATCTTACAGAGGGCGAACACATTGACGGCGAGGCCCTCTCGACGCTTGAGTTTCCTTGCTGCCCGGAACCGGAACCAGATCCTGATCCGGACATTAGGGTTAGGAGCATCACGGTGTCGCCGACTTCTCTCGCGCTGGACGTCGGAGAGAGCGCTACGGTGACAGCAACGATAACCCCGGAGAACGCAACCGACAAGACAGTTAATTGGTCATTTGTCAGAGAAGGACGTGTGACTCTTAATCCAACCGGACTGACCTGTACCGTAACGGGCCTTTGGGACGGCAGGACCAGGCTGGTGGCCGAAACCCGTGATGGCGGCTTGAGAGCCACCTGCAACGTCACCGTCGGAACAGGAGGAAATGACCCCGACCCCGAGGACCCCGACGATCATAGCCCTGGCGGCGGTGGAGGCGGATGCTCCGTCGGCGGAACGGCCGTCCCGCTTGCGCTGCTCCTCGCGGCGCCGCTGGCTCTCCTGCTGAAGCGCAAGAAATAG
- a CDS encoding Ig domain-containing protein — protein sequence MRRRMIVCFASALALLLLAFRAGVRPRTGWLSAPPVTEVRPEMELLPEARRTGVKQEGRAASEFRPDEGGAPGATSARTSLETEAGDAAVPKVAVERITVHPKTLRLRLGMSDHLTAEIFPPDASDKTVIWQSSYPWVAECNPSGMTARVTAVSVGESLVIVGTRDGGHTAMCTVIATAQFAPDGGCSVGGY from the coding sequence TTGAGAAGAAGGATGATCGTCTGCTTCGCATCTGCCCTGGCCTTGCTGCTCCTCGCTTTCAGAGCCGGGGTGCGTCCGAGGACGGGTTGGCTTTCGGCTCCACCTGTGACGGAGGTTCGCCCGGAGATGGAGCTTCTCCCCGAAGCCCGCCGAACCGGCGTAAAGCAGGAGGGGCGTGCCGCAAGTGAATTTCGGCCGGACGAGGGCGGCGCGCCCGGTGCAACGAGCGCCCGCACCTCTCTTGAAACAGAAGCGGGCGACGCAGCCGTGCCGAAGGTCGCCGTCGAGAGGATCACGGTCCACCCCAAAACCCTGCGCCTCAGGCTCGGCATGAGCGACCACCTGACGGCGGAGATATTCCCCCCCGACGCGTCCGACAAGACGGTGATCTGGCAGTCGAGCTACCCTTGGGTCGCGGAGTGCAATCCCTCGGGGATGACCGCCAGGGTGACGGCGGTCTCCGTCGGCGAATCCCTGGTCATTGTCGGAACGAGGGACGGAGGGCACACCGCCATGTGCACAGTGATCGCCACGGCGCAATTCGCCCCGGACGGCGGATGCTCGGTGGGCGGTTATTAG
- a CDS encoding right-handed parallel beta-helix repeat-containing protein, which yields MSKHAGKTMTAFVALAILFVALFASLAEGAVFRVTVNGGNDPRDGSSWENALSLEDFRTVHSTTPDAEFWLARGAYAPGAVSDRNACFKLVSGTSIYGGFKGDETSLDQRDPQANLTVLTGDIDNNDTRDADGVTLVINGSNSYTVVLAEGADATAVLDGVVITGGDASGGNQYQSNGGGLICKDSKVTVRNCSFTANRAKERGGAVAIENDGPSFENSLFNRNSSGLQGGAVLVNKASPSFLNCTFRMNEAEASGGAIYNYEGSSPTVTGCTFFKNRSESNGGGIANVDGCHPLIVNCTFTQNEATSMGGGVYNSKFWGDPSNPSIINCTLTGNEVPGSMKGGGIYNDGANFAVITNCILWGNPGTDIVNGQGATPTVTYCVIGQGVSGNTIITEDPKLGPLADNGGPTLTHALGTGSSAIDSGTPATAPDVDQRGRPRPQGGGFDIGSYEADAAPGGGGGGGCDVSNVLPGAILLVLPLVLLVKKGS from the coding sequence GTGTCAAAACACGCAGGGAAAACCATGACGGCCTTCGTGGCCCTGGCGATCCTGTTCGTCGCGCTGTTCGCCTCGCTTGCGGAGGGAGCGGTGTTCAGGGTGACGGTAAACGGGGGCAACGACCCCAGGGACGGTTCCAGCTGGGAGAATGCGCTCAGCCTTGAGGACTTCCGTACGGTCCACTCGACGACGCCGGATGCGGAATTCTGGCTCGCCCGCGGCGCCTATGCGCCAGGAGCCGTGTCGGACAGAAACGCGTGCTTTAAGTTGGTATCCGGTACATCCATCTACGGAGGCTTCAAGGGGGACGAGACTTCCCTCGACCAGCGCGACCCGCAGGCGAATCTCACGGTGCTCACAGGAGACATCGATAACAACGATACGAGGGACGCCGATGGAGTCACCCTTGTGATCAACGGCTCGAACAGCTATACGGTCGTGTTGGCGGAGGGGGCCGATGCCACGGCTGTGCTGGACGGAGTCGTGATCACCGGAGGGGACGCCTCGGGCGGCAACCAGTACCAGTCCAACGGCGGCGGCCTGATTTGCAAGGACAGCAAGGTCACGGTCAGGAACTGCTCTTTCACCGCCAACCGCGCGAAGGAACGAGGAGGTGCGGTCGCGATAGAGAACGACGGGCCCTCCTTCGAGAACTCTCTCTTCAATAGAAACAGCTCCGGGCTTCAAGGCGGCGCCGTGCTGGTGAACAAGGCCTCACCGTCTTTCTTGAACTGCACCTTCCGAATGAACGAGGCCGAGGCAAGCGGAGGTGCGATATACAACTACGAAGGAAGCTCTCCCACGGTGACCGGCTGCACCTTCTTCAAGAACAGGTCGGAGAGCAACGGCGGCGGAATTGCGAACGTCGACGGGTGCCACCCGCTGATCGTCAACTGCACCTTCACCCAGAACGAGGCGACGTCAATGGGCGGGGGAGTGTATAATAGCAAATTCTGGGGCGACCCGAGCAATCCGTCGATAATCAACTGCACGCTGACCGGGAACGAGGTGCCGGGAAGCATGAAAGGCGGCGGCATCTACAATGACGGAGCGAATTTCGCCGTGATCACCAACTGCATCCTGTGGGGAAACCCCGGCACGGACATAGTAAATGGACAGGGTGCGACCCCCACGGTGACCTACTGTGTCATCGGGCAAGGCGTGTCCGGCAACACGATCATCACCGAAGATCCCAAGCTGGGGCCTCTCGCCGACAACGGCGGCCCGACCCTGACTCATGCGCTCGGGACAGGCAGCTCGGCCATAGATTCCGGAACCCCTGCAACAGCGCCCGACGTTGACCAGCGCGGCAGGCCGCGTCCGCAGGGTGGAGGCTTCGACATCGGCTCATACGAAGCCGATGCTGCGCCGGGAGGCGGCGGTGGTGGCGGATGCGACGTGTCGAACGTTCTCCCGGGGGCGATTCTTCTTGTTCTGCCTCTGGTCCTGCTCGTGAAAAAAGGGAGCTAA